One Nostoc punctiforme PCC 73102 DNA window includes the following coding sequences:
- the mreC gene encoding rod shape-determining protein MreC, translating into MVTIRRWWDRKGLQIGLLALVVGSAWVLRQTQGELVLETYQALTRPLEMLQSGPTPEERIRDARILELQTRIVDLESQKTKLQDLLGYVEKEPLASRPIPARVVGRSADQWWQQVTLNRGANAGIQEGFVVKADGGLVGLVESVTPNTSRVLLISDLKSQVGVSISRTAAKGVLRGDSSAEAVLEFYEKVPNVKIGDLVSTSTYSQKFPSGLAVGRIKSLDLKKLPASVAKIELFPPIRSLDWVAVYPKPENQEPENEKSVNQLPQKSK; encoded by the coding sequence ATGGTTACAATACGGCGCTGGTGGGATCGTAAAGGCTTACAAATTGGGTTGTTAGCTCTAGTAGTTGGTAGTGCTTGGGTATTGCGACAGACTCAAGGTGAATTGGTGCTTGAGACATACCAGGCACTTACCCGTCCATTAGAGATGTTGCAGTCAGGGCCAACTCCAGAAGAACGGATCAGAGATGCCCGGATATTAGAATTGCAAACCCGTATAGTAGATTTGGAAAGTCAAAAGACAAAGCTACAAGATTTATTAGGCTATGTGGAAAAAGAACCACTGGCATCACGGCCAATTCCAGCCAGGGTAGTAGGACGTAGTGCTGACCAGTGGTGGCAACAAGTTACTCTCAATCGCGGCGCGAATGCAGGGATTCAGGAAGGCTTTGTAGTCAAGGCTGATGGCGGATTAGTAGGTTTGGTGGAGAGTGTAACTCCCAATACTAGCCGCGTGTTGTTAATCAGTGACCTCAAGAGTCAAGTTGGTGTATCAATTAGCCGCACAGCAGCTAAAGGCGTTTTGCGAGGAGATTCTTCTGCCGAAGCTGTGCTGGAGTTTTATGAAAAAGTCCCAAATGTCAAGATAGGAGATTTAGTTTCCACATCTACCTATAGTCAGAAATTTCCATCTGGGTTGGCAGTAGGACGGATTAAGTCGCTGGATTTAAAGAAACTTCCAGCATCAGTAGCGAAAATTGAGCTTTTTCCGCCAATCCGCTCTCTTGATTGGGTAGCAGTTTATCCAAAGCCAGAAAACCAAGAGCCGGAAAATGAAAAGTCGGTAAATCAACTGCCGCAAAAGTCTAAGTAA
- the mreD gene encoding rod shape-determining protein MreD, protein MKIPAFGISRQKKPKSSERKSKFRIQPLSRWHPGVRQLFSWLVTASSVLLCLLLLPTRLPGMELLGIGPNWLLIWVVAWSVKRTVFAGALAGIVLGLLQDSMTAPNPTHAISLGIVGILTGLLQKQRFIEEDFISIAVIVFVMAVLAETIFGLQLTLIGNERKVTDIWTYYQRVALASAILSSLWAPVVYYPLNRWWQRMKLLEQ, encoded by the coding sequence ATGAAGATTCCTGCATTTGGTATTAGCAGGCAGAAAAAGCCAAAATCGTCAGAGCGAAAATCGAAATTCCGAATCCAGCCGCTTTCTCGTTGGCATCCCGGTGTACGGCAGTTATTTAGTTGGTTAGTGACGGCTAGTTCTGTACTGTTATGTTTACTATTATTGCCAACCCGCCTGCCAGGTATGGAATTATTGGGAATTGGACCTAACTGGCTATTAATTTGGGTGGTAGCTTGGAGTGTGAAGCGCACAGTATTTGCTGGAGCCTTGGCAGGTATAGTTCTGGGGCTACTTCAAGATTCCATGACAGCACCTAACCCTACTCACGCCATCAGTTTAGGAATCGTGGGAATTTTAACTGGTCTACTCCAGAAACAGCGTTTTATTGAAGAAGACTTTATTTCAATTGCTGTAATTGTCTTTGTGATGGCAGTTTTGGCAGAAACTATCTTTGGGTTGCAATTAACTTTAATAGGAAATGAGCGCAAAGTAACAGATATTTGGACATATTACCAGCGTGTCGCCCTCGCCTCTGCCATTCTTAGTAGTCTGTGGGCACCCGTAGTTTATTATCCCCTTAATCGTTGGTGGCAACGAATGAAATTGTTGGAGCAATAG